In a single window of the Globicephala melas chromosome 10, mGloMel1.2, whole genome shotgun sequence genome:
- the TMCC3 gene encoding transmembrane and coiled-coil domain protein 3 isoform X2 — protein MRRVERHDMNTLSLPLNIRRGGSDTNLNFDVPDGILDFHKVKLSADSLKQKILKVTEQIRIEQTSRDGNVAEYLELVSSADKQQAGRIKQVFEKKNQKSAQSIAQLQKKLEQYHRKLRELEQNGAPRSSKDIAKDNLKDIQSPLKDAQAKARTAPHSLESSKSGLPGVSLTPPVFVFSKPREFANLIRNKFGSADNIAHLRNSLEEFRPETSARAYGGSATIVNKPKYGSDDECSSGTSGSADSNGNQSFGAGGTGALDSQGKLTAILEELREIKDTQAQLAEDIEALKAQFKREYGFISQTLQEETYRYERLEDQLHDLTDLHQHETSNLKQELASIEEKVAYQAHERSRDIQEALESCQTRISKLELHQQEQQALQTDTVNAKVLLGKCINVVLAFMTVILVCVSTIAKFISPMMKSRFHILGTFFAVTLLAIFCKNWDHILCAIERIIIPR, from the exons GTAGAACGTCATGACATGAATACCCTAAGCCTTCCCCTGAACATCCGCCGAGGCGGGTCGGACACCAACCTCAACTTTGATGTACCAGATGGCATCCTGGACTTCCACAAGGTCAAACTCAGCGCGGACAGCCTGAAGCAGAAAATTCTAAAGGTCACAGAGCAGATAAGAATCGAGCAAACGTCCCGCGATGGGAATGTCGCAGAGTATCTGGAACTAGTCAGCAGCGCAGACAAGCAGCAGGCTGGCCGCATCAAGCAGGTCTTTGAGAAGAAGAATCAGAAGTCGGCTCAATCCATTGCCCAGCTGCAGAAGAAGTTAGAGCAGTATCACAGAAAGCTCCGGGAGCTCGAGCAGAATGGGGCCCCCAGGAGCTCAAAGGACATTGCCAAGGACAACCTGAAGGACATCCAGTCCCCTCTGAAGGATGCCCAGGCCAAGGCTCGCACTGCTCCCCACAGCCTGGAGAGCAGTAAGTCGGGCCTGCCGGGGGTGTCCCTCACCCCACCCGTGTTCGTCTTCAGCAAGCCCAGAGAGTTCGCCAACTTGATCCGGAATAAGTTTGGCAGTGCCGACAATATCGCTCACCTAAGAAACTCCTTGGAGGAGTTCCGGCCCGAGACCAGCGCCAGGGCCTACGGGGGCAGCGCCACCATCGTGAACAAGCCCAAGTACGGCAGCGACGACGAGTGCTCGAGCGGCACGTCAGGCTCCGCCGATAGCAACGGGAACCAGTCGTTTGGGGCCGGGGGCACTGGCGCACTGGACAGCCAGGGCAAGCTCACGGCCATCCTGGAGGAGCTCAGGGAGATCAAGGACACCCAGGCGCAGCTGGCCGAGGACATCGAGGCACTGAAGGCGCAGTTCAAGAGGGAGTATGGCTTCATCTCTCAGACCCTGCAAGAGGAGACATACAG GTACGAGCGACTGGAAGACCAGCTGCATGACCTCACGGACCTGCATCAGCACGAGACGTCCAACCTGAAGCAGGAGCTGGCCAGCATCGAGGAGAAGGTGGCCTACCAGGCCCACGAGCGGTCACGGGACATCCAG GAAGCCTTGGAGTCCTGCCAGACTCGCATTTCTAAGTTGGAGCTCCACCAGCAGGAGCAGCAAGCCCTGCAGACAGACACCGTGAACGCCAAGGTCCTCCTGGGGAAATGCATCAATGTGGTCCTGGCCTTCATGACTGTCATCCTGGTGTGTGTGTCCACCATCGCCAAGTTCATCTCGCCCATGATGAAGAGCCGCTTCCACATTCTCGGCACCTTCTTCGCTGTGACTCTCCTGGCAATATTCTGTAAAAACTGGGACCATATTCTCTGTGCCATAGAAAGGATAATAATACCAAGATGA
- the TMCC3 gene encoding transmembrane and coiled-coil domain protein 3 isoform X3, with protein MVERHDMNTLSLPLNIRRGGSDTNLNFDVPDGILDFHKVKLSADSLKQKILKVTEQIRIEQTSRDGNVAEYLELVSSADKQQAGRIKQVFEKKNQKSAQSIAQLQKKLEQYHRKLRELEQNGAPRSSKDIAKDNLKDIQSPLKDAQAKARTAPHSLESSKSGLPGVSLTPPVFVFSKPREFANLIRNKFGSADNIAHLRNSLEEFRPETSARAYGGSATIVNKPKYGSDDECSSGTSGSADSNGNQSFGAGGTGALDSQGKLTAILEELREIKDTQAQLAEDIEALKAQFKREYGFISQTLQEETYRYERLEDQLHDLTDLHQHETSNLKQELASIEEKVAYQAHERSRDIQEALESCQTRISKLELHQQEQQALQTDTVNAKVLLGKCINVVLAFMTVILVCVSTIAKFISPMMKSRFHILGTFFAVTLLAIFCKNWDHILCAIERIIIPR; from the exons GTAGAACGTCATGACATGAATACCCTAAGCCTTCCCCTGAACATCCGCCGAGGCGGGTCGGACACCAACCTCAACTTTGATGTACCAGATGGCATCCTGGACTTCCACAAGGTCAAACTCAGCGCGGACAGCCTGAAGCAGAAAATTCTAAAGGTCACAGAGCAGATAAGAATCGAGCAAACGTCCCGCGATGGGAATGTCGCAGAGTATCTGGAACTAGTCAGCAGCGCAGACAAGCAGCAGGCTGGCCGCATCAAGCAGGTCTTTGAGAAGAAGAATCAGAAGTCGGCTCAATCCATTGCCCAGCTGCAGAAGAAGTTAGAGCAGTATCACAGAAAGCTCCGGGAGCTCGAGCAGAATGGGGCCCCCAGGAGCTCAAAGGACATTGCCAAGGACAACCTGAAGGACATCCAGTCCCCTCTGAAGGATGCCCAGGCCAAGGCTCGCACTGCTCCCCACAGCCTGGAGAGCAGTAAGTCGGGCCTGCCGGGGGTGTCCCTCACCCCACCCGTGTTCGTCTTCAGCAAGCCCAGAGAGTTCGCCAACTTGATCCGGAATAAGTTTGGCAGTGCCGACAATATCGCTCACCTAAGAAACTCCTTGGAGGAGTTCCGGCCCGAGACCAGCGCCAGGGCCTACGGGGGCAGCGCCACCATCGTGAACAAGCCCAAGTACGGCAGCGACGACGAGTGCTCGAGCGGCACGTCAGGCTCCGCCGATAGCAACGGGAACCAGTCGTTTGGGGCCGGGGGCACTGGCGCACTGGACAGCCAGGGCAAGCTCACGGCCATCCTGGAGGAGCTCAGGGAGATCAAGGACACCCAGGCGCAGCTGGCCGAGGACATCGAGGCACTGAAGGCGCAGTTCAAGAGGGAGTATGGCTTCATCTCTCAGACCCTGCAAGAGGAGACATACAG GTACGAGCGACTGGAAGACCAGCTGCATGACCTCACGGACCTGCATCAGCACGAGACGTCCAACCTGAAGCAGGAGCTGGCCAGCATCGAGGAGAAGGTGGCCTACCAGGCCCACGAGCGGTCACGGGACATCCAG GAAGCCTTGGAGTCCTGCCAGACTCGCATTTCTAAGTTGGAGCTCCACCAGCAGGAGCAGCAAGCCCTGCAGACAGACACCGTGAACGCCAAGGTCCTCCTGGGGAAATGCATCAATGTGGTCCTGGCCTTCATGACTGTCATCCTGGTGTGTGTGTCCACCATCGCCAAGTTCATCTCGCCCATGATGAAGAGCCGCTTCCACATTCTCGGCACCTTCTTCGCTGTGACTCTCCTGGCAATATTCTGTAAAAACTGGGACCATATTCTCTGTGCCATAGAAAGGATAATAATACCAAGATGA
- the TMCC3 gene encoding transmembrane and coiled-coil domain protein 3 isoform X4, whose amino-acid sequence MNTLSLPLNIRRGGSDTNLNFDVPDGILDFHKVKLSADSLKQKILKVTEQIRIEQTSRDGNVAEYLELVSSADKQQAGRIKQVFEKKNQKSAQSIAQLQKKLEQYHRKLRELEQNGAPRSSKDIAKDNLKDIQSPLKDAQAKARTAPHSLESSKSGLPGVSLTPPVFVFSKPREFANLIRNKFGSADNIAHLRNSLEEFRPETSARAYGGSATIVNKPKYGSDDECSSGTSGSADSNGNQSFGAGGTGALDSQGKLTAILEELREIKDTQAQLAEDIEALKAQFKREYGFISQTLQEETYRYERLEDQLHDLTDLHQHETSNLKQELASIEEKVAYQAHERSRDIQEALESCQTRISKLELHQQEQQALQTDTVNAKVLLGKCINVVLAFMTVILVCVSTIAKFISPMMKSRFHILGTFFAVTLLAIFCKNWDHILCAIERIIIPR is encoded by the exons ATGAATACCCTAAGCCTTCCCCTGAACATCCGCCGAGGCGGGTCGGACACCAACCTCAACTTTGATGTACCAGATGGCATCCTGGACTTCCACAAGGTCAAACTCAGCGCGGACAGCCTGAAGCAGAAAATTCTAAAGGTCACAGAGCAGATAAGAATCGAGCAAACGTCCCGCGATGGGAATGTCGCAGAGTATCTGGAACTAGTCAGCAGCGCAGACAAGCAGCAGGCTGGCCGCATCAAGCAGGTCTTTGAGAAGAAGAATCAGAAGTCGGCTCAATCCATTGCCCAGCTGCAGAAGAAGTTAGAGCAGTATCACAGAAAGCTCCGGGAGCTCGAGCAGAATGGGGCCCCCAGGAGCTCAAAGGACATTGCCAAGGACAACCTGAAGGACATCCAGTCCCCTCTGAAGGATGCCCAGGCCAAGGCTCGCACTGCTCCCCACAGCCTGGAGAGCAGTAAGTCGGGCCTGCCGGGGGTGTCCCTCACCCCACCCGTGTTCGTCTTCAGCAAGCCCAGAGAGTTCGCCAACTTGATCCGGAATAAGTTTGGCAGTGCCGACAATATCGCTCACCTAAGAAACTCCTTGGAGGAGTTCCGGCCCGAGACCAGCGCCAGGGCCTACGGGGGCAGCGCCACCATCGTGAACAAGCCCAAGTACGGCAGCGACGACGAGTGCTCGAGCGGCACGTCAGGCTCCGCCGATAGCAACGGGAACCAGTCGTTTGGGGCCGGGGGCACTGGCGCACTGGACAGCCAGGGCAAGCTCACGGCCATCCTGGAGGAGCTCAGGGAGATCAAGGACACCCAGGCGCAGCTGGCCGAGGACATCGAGGCACTGAAGGCGCAGTTCAAGAGGGAGTATGGCTTCATCTCTCAGACCCTGCAAGAGGAGACATACAG GTACGAGCGACTGGAAGACCAGCTGCATGACCTCACGGACCTGCATCAGCACGAGACGTCCAACCTGAAGCAGGAGCTGGCCAGCATCGAGGAGAAGGTGGCCTACCAGGCCCACGAGCGGTCACGGGACATCCAG GAAGCCTTGGAGTCCTGCCAGACTCGCATTTCTAAGTTGGAGCTCCACCAGCAGGAGCAGCAAGCCCTGCAGACAGACACCGTGAACGCCAAGGTCCTCCTGGGGAAATGCATCAATGTGGTCCTGGCCTTCATGACTGTCATCCTGGTGTGTGTGTCCACCATCGCCAAGTTCATCTCGCCCATGATGAAGAGCCGCTTCCACATTCTCGGCACCTTCTTCGCTGTGACTCTCCTGGCAATATTCTGTAAAAACTGGGACCATATTCTCTGTGCCATAGAAAGGATAATAATACCAAGATGA
- the TMCC3 gene encoding transmembrane and coiled-coil domain protein 3 isoform X1, protein MPGSDTALTVDRTYSDPGRHHRCKSRVERHDMNTLSLPLNIRRGGSDTNLNFDVPDGILDFHKVKLSADSLKQKILKVTEQIRIEQTSRDGNVAEYLELVSSADKQQAGRIKQVFEKKNQKSAQSIAQLQKKLEQYHRKLRELEQNGAPRSSKDIAKDNLKDIQSPLKDAQAKARTAPHSLESSKSGLPGVSLTPPVFVFSKPREFANLIRNKFGSADNIAHLRNSLEEFRPETSARAYGGSATIVNKPKYGSDDECSSGTSGSADSNGNQSFGAGGTGALDSQGKLTAILEELREIKDTQAQLAEDIEALKAQFKREYGFISQTLQEETYRYERLEDQLHDLTDLHQHETSNLKQELASIEEKVAYQAHERSRDIQEALESCQTRISKLELHQQEQQALQTDTVNAKVLLGKCINVVLAFMTVILVCVSTIAKFISPMMKSRFHILGTFFAVTLLAIFCKNWDHILCAIERIIIPR, encoded by the exons GTAGAACGTCATGACATGAATACCCTAAGCCTTCCCCTGAACATCCGCCGAGGCGGGTCGGACACCAACCTCAACTTTGATGTACCAGATGGCATCCTGGACTTCCACAAGGTCAAACTCAGCGCGGACAGCCTGAAGCAGAAAATTCTAAAGGTCACAGAGCAGATAAGAATCGAGCAAACGTCCCGCGATGGGAATGTCGCAGAGTATCTGGAACTAGTCAGCAGCGCAGACAAGCAGCAGGCTGGCCGCATCAAGCAGGTCTTTGAGAAGAAGAATCAGAAGTCGGCTCAATCCATTGCCCAGCTGCAGAAGAAGTTAGAGCAGTATCACAGAAAGCTCCGGGAGCTCGAGCAGAATGGGGCCCCCAGGAGCTCAAAGGACATTGCCAAGGACAACCTGAAGGACATCCAGTCCCCTCTGAAGGATGCCCAGGCCAAGGCTCGCACTGCTCCCCACAGCCTGGAGAGCAGTAAGTCGGGCCTGCCGGGGGTGTCCCTCACCCCACCCGTGTTCGTCTTCAGCAAGCCCAGAGAGTTCGCCAACTTGATCCGGAATAAGTTTGGCAGTGCCGACAATATCGCTCACCTAAGAAACTCCTTGGAGGAGTTCCGGCCCGAGACCAGCGCCAGGGCCTACGGGGGCAGCGCCACCATCGTGAACAAGCCCAAGTACGGCAGCGACGACGAGTGCTCGAGCGGCACGTCAGGCTCCGCCGATAGCAACGGGAACCAGTCGTTTGGGGCCGGGGGCACTGGCGCACTGGACAGCCAGGGCAAGCTCACGGCCATCCTGGAGGAGCTCAGGGAGATCAAGGACACCCAGGCGCAGCTGGCCGAGGACATCGAGGCACTGAAGGCGCAGTTCAAGAGGGAGTATGGCTTCATCTCTCAGACCCTGCAAGAGGAGACATACAG GTACGAGCGACTGGAAGACCAGCTGCATGACCTCACGGACCTGCATCAGCACGAGACGTCCAACCTGAAGCAGGAGCTGGCCAGCATCGAGGAGAAGGTGGCCTACCAGGCCCACGAGCGGTCACGGGACATCCAG GAAGCCTTGGAGTCCTGCCAGACTCGCATTTCTAAGTTGGAGCTCCACCAGCAGGAGCAGCAAGCCCTGCAGACAGACACCGTGAACGCCAAGGTCCTCCTGGGGAAATGCATCAATGTGGTCCTGGCCTTCATGACTGTCATCCTGGTGTGTGTGTCCACCATCGCCAAGTTCATCTCGCCCATGATGAAGAGCCGCTTCCACATTCTCGGCACCTTCTTCGCTGTGACTCTCCTGGCAATATTCTGTAAAAACTGGGACCATATTCTCTGTGCCATAGAAAGGATAATAATACCAAGATGA